A window from Neodiprion fabricii isolate iyNeoFabr1 chromosome 2, iyNeoFabr1.1, whole genome shotgun sequence encodes these proteins:
- the LOC124176267 gene encoding uncharacterized protein LOC124176267, which yields MKGKEHFHNSKCVFSYITEYSLVVMAFQLDDLLRDDKKDANLIPDLSKATCNSQEEFRRLLERCPEYKIRSEKVKKEDSKVRDKDFTWRATKRELRAIEKEYGYGDPVPPDMRGLNLAELQQVSIDWRMLTPIRPKLRQDEEMFSRLVDMGKLEIKTAAKERHNFTSPIRRSKNRAGIIESSVKMCGDCGEEFCYGESCGDILYDSCIRVTVAPQQSKIQVSADTAAIIAKMDKPKKKSKKAKLVRSKSKKKNKSGRKNDSKDITTENSPKEGKKFKRKCKKKTN from the exons atgaaaggaaaagaacATTTTCATAACAGCAAATGTGTCTTTTCTTATATTACAGAGTATAGCCTAGTTGTAATGGCTTTCCAGCTTGACGATCTTCTTAGAGATGATAAGAAAGATGCCAATCTGATACCAGATTTGAGCAAAGCAACCTGCAATTCGCAAGAGGAGTTTAGAAGACTGCTTGAGCGTTGTCCAGAGTATAAAATCAGATCTGAAAAG GTAAAGAAAGAAGATTCAAAAGTACGTGACAAAGATTTCACTTGGCGTGCAACAAAGCGTGAGCTCAGAGCAATAGAAAAAGAATATGGTTACGGAGACCCTGTGCCACCAGACATGAGAGGTCTCAATCTTGCTGAATTACAACAAGTATCTATAGATTGGAGGATGCTAACACCAATTCGTCCTAAGTTACGTCAGGATGAGGAAATGTTTTCCAGGCTG GTTGATATGGGGAAGTTGGAGATAAAAACAGCTGCGAAGGAACGACACAATTTCACAAGTCCAATTAGGCGTAGCAAAAATAGAGCTGGAATAATCGAGAGCAGCGTAAAAATGTGTGGAGATTGCGGTGAAGAGTTTTGTTATGGAGAATCCTGTGGTGACATACTGTATGATTCTTGCATACGAGTTACAGTAGCACCTCAGCAATCAAAAATACAAGTATCAGCTGATACTGCAGCTATTATTGCTAAAATGgacaaaccaaaaaaaaaatcgaaaaaggCTAAACTTGTGCGTTctaagtcgaaaaaaaagaataaaagtgGTAGAAAGAATGACAGTAAAGATATAACAACTGAGAATTCACCcaaagaaggaaagaagttCAAACGGAAATGTAAGAAGAAGACAAACTAG